One Eriocheir sinensis breed Jianghai 21 chromosome 67, ASM2467909v1, whole genome shotgun sequence DNA segment encodes these proteins:
- the LOC126988069 gene encoding hematopoietically-expressed homeobox protein Hhex-like, producing MPPLPSISCSAFLQHPTLARPQSPSLDTHTTPQSLYPTLDLLQGPQKPGYHPANSSRLSSIHTALFNPRSATLPPIHPAQLHHPQGLYHHPVTRFKTTEEVGFFRASRLPGELPAYPVTCPPGHPHTAWLSTGVVVAVGSGRTRRCGGQVQFTAQQTRQLETWFSQYKYITAPQRKTIARELSLHEKQVMTWYQNKQAKSRNACPAVPPSTPQDFNTTPPSSPPP from the exons ATGCCTCCGCTTCCTTCAATCTCATGCAGTGCCTTCCTTCAGCATCCTACCCTCGCCAGACCTCAGAGCCCCTCCCTAGACACTCACACAACTCCTCAGTCACTCTACCCTACCCTGGACCTACTGCAGGGGCCCCAGAAGCCAGGCTATCATCCAGCTAACTCATCACGTCTCTCATCTATCCACACTGCACTATTCAACCCTCGCAGCGCCACCCTCCCGCCTATTCACCCTGCCCAGTTGCACCATCCCCAGGGGCTCTACCATCACCCAGTCACCAGGTTCAAGACTACAGAGGAGGTGGGGTTCTTCAGGGCTTCGAGGTTACCCGGAGAGCTGCCTGCCTACCCCGTTACCTGCCCGCCCGGCCACCCCCACACGGCGTGGCTGTCAACAG gtgtggtggtggcggtgggctcCGGACGCACACGGCGGTGCGGTGGTCAGGTGCAGTTCACGGCGCAGCAGACCCGCCAGCTGGAGACGTGGTTCTCGCAGTACAAGTACATCACGGCGCCCCAGAGGAAGACCATCGCCAGGGAACTGAGCCTGCACGAGAAGCAG GTGATGACGTGGTACCAGAACAAGCAAGCCAAGTCAAGGAATGCGTGCCCGGCAGTGCCCCCTTCAACACCTCAAGACTTCAACACCActccgccatcatcaccaccaccataa